The Phalacrocorax carbo chromosome 2, bPhaCar2.1, whole genome shotgun sequence region TTTCATTTACATTCATAGATGTTTTGGCAGACGTCTCCATGAACAATAAGCTGTTGTCATCTGCATAAGCTTGTGCTTCCTGGAAGTTAATCAGAGTGTATTacttcatcaaaaaaaaaaaaaaaaaaacaccaaaacccccaaaacaaaaaaataccattttgaaagaaagaaaaggtttgtTGAAACACTTATGTGACAATGTGTTATTCATCAGCTATGAAGAATTTACAATTCCATCAAGCAGTTAAACATATAGAAATGTGATCTTAAAAATCcttactcattttaaaaatatctagaTGGAAAAATCTCAGGGAAAActaaacagtaaataaaaatattaaaatgacaaTCCTGATCCAGAACACTAGCTGTGAGAGCAAGAACGAATAAGCTCCAGAAAGTGACATCAAATGTCAGAAAGCCTATGATTACACTGGAAAGAAGCCAGTTTGTGAACTACCTTGAATCTTTCAATTATCAGAACAGTTTCATTATCCTGACAGAAATGCAcaattataaaacaaacaagcagtaTTAAATATCTTGCCATGTTATCTCCCTTTTCAGTCTGAATTTTCATCTGAAATACACTGTTTATAAGAAGTTTCCTATTTTTGCCACTTCTGTTAGCCAATTCAGCTGACTACTTATGATTATGTAACTACCTTTGCATTCAATAGGAAATCTGCAAAAAGCCAAACTGCGGAACATCTACGacgaaaaaaaaatctacagtaTTCTATATTAATTTAAGTGACATCTGCTAAGATCTATGTAACTATACCTGAAATAACACATTAACACCTAGAAATCTAAAATGTGCTTTGGACTGAGACAGGATCGCGAAGCCTGCAAGGAGCCCGTAAATTCACATtaacaaaaccacccaaacgtttgaaaaatattattataattgtACAAAAAATAGTATAGGTAGTTCTACTTTGGTAATGAAATTTGGTGAAGTTTGACTGCACACATGTATGAAATTTGTTAAATATCACATTTTTTCACAAAACACAAAGATCATCTGTCACACATGTTTATGTTACAATTAACATGGAAatataaaattagaaaacagaGTTGTTGAACTCTGGCAGAAAAATACCTAACACACTGCAAACCTTCATAGTCTAACACCTATAGTTACAAAAGGATTCTTTACTATACACAGTAGTATCTCACAGTGACACCAAATACAGATTAAAACTGTAAGAGAATTAATGACTAAAAAATATGATCTTAATTCAAATTCAAACAACCACGTATGGACCAGAATCACCTGCAGCAAGTTTTACTTGCTTTGGAAGCTATTTTCTGATTACTTGGTTAAACTTTCTGGAAGATAAAATGTGCTTTATATCATACAATAATCAAAATTCTCCTGCTGACAAGTCAGAGAGAATGGTTTGCACTGAGAGTTACTGCTGTCTCATCCATTGAAACTCTAGTTACCAGTAATTTTGGGTAGAAGACAGGAAGAGGTCACatcaaagaacagaaattcaaTTAGCCTTAAAGATATGCAAATAAACTAGTTACTCCTCAAATTTAATTAATCAAAAAAGCCTATTGCTACATATCACTTGTACAGAAATAGATTTTTCAGTAGCATGTATAATTTAATTAGTCTCAGCTGACGTTTATATTTAACAGCATGACCTCTATAACAACTAGCTAGGCTATGCATAAAAGCTCCTCGGAGGTTTACTTTCTACTCCAACAAAATGCTATTTCTATAAACAGAATTCACATACATACCTGGAAATCCACAGCTCTTTTGTTAGCTAGATCAGCTTTGTTTCCTGCTAAAGCTATTACAATGTTAGGACTTGCTTGTCGCTGAAGTTCTTTGACCCAATTTTTCGCTCTGGCAAAGGACTCCTGTTAATGATTGCAAAATGATGCAACTGAGCTTTACCATCCTTTTGTACTCACCTATTATCACATATTATCCCAATGTCTGTTATCTATACTTCAAGCAAAAGGCCAATGCAAGGCTGCTATCTTTGTCCATCGGTACACTCGTACCAACTTAACAactgagcttttaaaatgaaacatttctacCTTAGTTCTCAAATGTGCTTAGTTGGGATAATGCTGAAAAAGTACGTAAAGATAGGAAGATCTATTTTATATAgacagggaaaggaaagcagcagttaaaaggaaatgggaattttaatttctcctctAGGAGAATCAAGTTTATGAACAGCTATATTGAAAGGGTCTCAAAACACTAATTACTGCAGACTGTTCATTATGGTACAgggtttctggggtttttttttgagggttttggtttttaagtcTCATTTTACCAAAAACTAGTGAAGCTTATCTCACCTacattcaaataaaaagaaaacaaatacccTTACGTTGTGGTCTCAATGGCTTTTGCTACCTTTCCTTACCTGTAACTTGCAATAATACAGTACCAAAATAATATCTTTCACTATCAGAAATAAACTGTCACCAGCAATGTAGTGAGAGTAACAGCTTAATTCTGGTGAAATGATTTAAAGGTGGGTTTGAAACACTTCTGCAATggaatttgctttctttctctttgttttaatacaataaaaaaaccctaggAATTACCTTTTGGCAAGAAAAGTTTACAGACAATTTAACATTTCACAGTCCAGTACGAAATGTGCAatctgatctagtgaaagatgtccctgcccatggcagggcggttggactagatgacctttaaaggtcccttccaacccaaaccattctatgaaaTGATGAATTGATTCACACAAGTCAGTGAGAAAAAAGGCAAGATCGATGCAAGACTGGTAACTTCCAAATCCCCCTTGTGCCTCCCTAATACAGTACATACCTCATTTGTAATGTCGTATACCACTATAGCTGCTTGTGCTCCTCTGTAGTACATGGGTGCTAAACTGTGGTACCGCTCTTGCCCAGCTGTATCCCAAATTTCAAATTTTACCGTTGTATCATCGAGACATACAGTCTGCGTTAGAAAAGCAGCTACAAAAAAGATAGATGTGCTGAAACCAGAATTCTGCTTGTATGTCTATAttcatacaaaattacattcACAGAGATGCAAATACGATTTCCTTAAACAATTCAAGCCTATTATCAAAATATAGCAGGTTTGAAACAAGCATTAGCTGATTAAACTAACTCTGATCAACACAGAATGGTTATTTACCCAACCAGTTTTTCCTCAAGTTAAAGACATAAGAattcccctttttcttctaataGTGAACCTGAGTAACCACAAGCCTTCTCTTAAGCCTTCTAGACACATTTCATTCTGCTTCAGACTATACAGAGTACCAGTAAGAGCATCCCATCACACTATAACCCAACAGTTCAGATATTTGAAGTTCTACACATTTACATTACTTGAATAGTATCTTAAAGCCTTGATTTTCAGCTCCTGATAACTCCACCTTAGCCAATGGATATAGAAGAAAGTTCTTGTTCTTAAAGCAATCACATTTTTGACTTTGCAAGCGATCTCAAGAACTAATTTCAGCATAATTTTGACAGCCTGGACTTTCATGGAAACTTGCATTGGAAACTTGCATCCATTGCCACTACAGCTGAATGTGTTACCATAAATAATGGtcttttaattacagaaaacagtaagTAACATATTCCAAGTCTTCACACAGTTACTCTTTGTAAAAGTTTTTCCATTCAGATTAAGGTACCTgaattttggggtgggggagagggaacGGAACGGAACACTGAAGACCAATATTTCCTTCCACTGAGTTCTTGTAACCCTTTGAGTTTTAACTAAGCCATCTGTTCTACCTTAGcttttgaagtttaaaaataagcacacaACTATTATAGTAGTCTGACAAGCTGTCTTCATTACCTGCTTTATAGTCACGTCGTTTGGCCATTTATAGTACATacacagcagaaaatgcaaCAATTCCAAGAATTTAGACGAAAGTTTGAACAATCCAGAATAAATGCTTGGAGCTGTTTTTCCAGTCACGACATTTAGTGAAATACTGTCGACTGGCTTGCCCTTGCTCCCTccataaacaacaacaacaaaaaagtaagaCCTGCTTTATGAAATGTTAAGGGAAGCCCCCTACTTGGCTGAATTGGGGATTCTCATCACTAAACATACTAACAGATTGTGCCCAATTTAAATCAAATGTCTGAAGAGGCACTGGCCCATAACCCTTGCGTACCTGGGATTTTACCCTGTTCCACATACTCCAAGGCATCACAGCCTATGAATCATTCCAAAACTGCTGCAACTTTCAACTTCTTATAGTAAACCAAAAGCAAGTCAATCTTGCTTTATAAAGGACACTGCAACCACCATACAGAAGCTGAGTAGTTAAGTGGTTAGGTATTCCTGCTTCAGGGGTATTAGCATCCACCACAGATGAGCAGGCAGGTTGGAGAAGGTAAAAGCTTTGATGTTCCAATGTTAAATCATCATAAACCTCTCTGAATGCTAAATATCCAAGCACTGGTAAGACAAGCTCCTCTTGGtagctccctcagctgcccagaaccaaaataaagagaaaaaaccatATACCCTGCATCAGACTAAGAGGCTTCCTCCTCAGAACCAGCTCAGTATTCTATTTCTCCAAGGCAGAGGCAAGATGTTAAACAAGTGGAATTTGAAGTTCTTACAAACATTATTCTCTCAACAGAAGAATGTACCTACACTCCATAGATGGAGGTATATACTCAGGAAGATAATTAAAGCAAGGATTTTATTCTATGACATCCTCTCGGTTTTGTTGAAAGGAACACCAGTTAATTTCTGCAAACACTAACTTTCTTGTTTCTTGCAAGACCATAGTAAATTAACAATTAATCAGCTGTGTTAATTATCTGAAAGCCTATCATCCTTAACAGCCATACTTTTGTCTTAAGCAACTAACAGGCATTGCTACATTAGCCTGAAGTGGCAAAGTCTAGTTACCAAACACACCACCACCATCCAACATGTCTGCCTTCAAATGCACtctctttcagatgtttttattCAGATTGACAATGCACATAAGCCTCTCTTTGTTAAAAGGCCCCTCTGTGTACAAAGGAAATTATGCCTTAGGCAACTACAAGCTACAGAGTTAGACAGCTTTCTCTACAGAAAACTTTTTCTGAATTCCAACATTGCTATATTTAATATCTCTCAGGTATATTATATGGTGTTTCCTTGTTTCTATTTTATACAGAAGTAGCACAAATTAATACAGAGATTACACTAAAATCCATATATCTGAACTTGAACTTAAGCTCTTGGTTAACCTTTATATAGATTTTGAACAGTGTAACAGGGTTTGGGTTATCTCTAGTTCTACCCAGACActaaaacaagagaaaaaaaaggaggttaAACAAATTGGAGATGGCTGAAATTGTACAATGAATTTCACTTAATTTTGAAGTGTGTTTTAACTAAAAATCCACATTGATATAGGGAAGTTAATTCACTATAGATCTTTGAGAATGCTCCCCATATTACCAAACAGCTGTATAAGATAATACAGAAAACTTTCTCACTCTTACCCTAAAACCACTACAAAATGAACAAAGCCAGAAGTGAGCATTGTTAAGactgctggaggagaaaaaagtggTTCTCCATTTAAGTTGACAgatacacaaaataaatacacataacAGCTAGAAATAGGGTAAAAAAATGATACAATGCCATTcagcttgtatttattttttgtaagctttgtcgattttttttttttttttacatttcaacaACTGTCATGTGTAAAGACACATACAGACCACTGAAAGGGCTTCACATAAATATTACAATGAAACAGAGTAATTCATGCAGCAACAGGGGCTACTAGAGAATATTTATCAGTCCACAAAATCCATTTTGTTTAAGTCTGTATGTAGTTTTAGGATAACTTTAAATTTATCCACAGAGGAACACAGTTCAAAGTACAAACAACTTCAACACACAATACAACAGAAGTAGTCTGCTGGGGGGGTAGGGTGTGGGATAAAATCTATTCAcaattaaacagatttttttcctttttaattctaGTAGCCAGcacctggttttttttttgaagtcacAAAATCTTAAACCAGAACATTAAATTCTGTGATTACTAACAAAGAAAGGTATATCCAGAAATTTAGCAAGTTCTCCCAAATCAAGAGAAAAGCCATCATGCATAAATGACAACACAACCTTTCTGGAAGATGCATCACTTAGTTTTCACAGAAGCTAAGTTCTTAATTCTTATTAAGTCGTTATTTCATGCATTAAGCATACAGCACAATTAAAATAGCCACACATCCACCCACAAACGCAATGTAACATCAAGCCCATTTTTCAAAACTATTCAGTTCAAGCACACATTTGCTTTCTCCACTTGACTAGTATGTTTGTTACAGCTTGAAGCTTAGAAAGTTATAGTGCTCAGATTTGATCCTTGCTGTCAATGACCCATTCTAGAAGTGCCATTACATTCAAGGTTGTCAAGGGCAAAGACAATATAAACTCAATGTGAAACAAATGAACAGGATAACTTTCTCACCTCCAATTGTACTTTCTTGAAACTCATGAAACTGTCCTTTTACAAAACGAAGCACCAAACTTGATTTGCCAACTGCAGACTCTCCTAAAAGTACTAGTTTGAACTggcaaattttatttccagcattTGGCCCATTGGGTCTTGTTGCTCCTCGATTAGCCATGCCCAAATTAGACAGAAGTCCTTTGTTTCAAGCTCTTGAAAGCAAGTTCCAGGATTCAGATCTCAGTGGTGCTTCTGCCAGTAAAAACCTGTTTATGAGAAGACAGTGGGTGGTATTAGATTTACAAACCAAGTCAGAATAATCTAATTCACTAATGCAATGTGGATTACATACAACTTGCCCTAATATTTACCAAAGTCAGTAGCCCAGATTACAGCTGCCATGGCTGTTAAGATGTCAACTATAGACAAAATCTGTTACAAATAAATGTTATCTTCTTCAATAGCTAGTCTTCCCATTAAAGCTTCAAATCAGCACATTAAAATCCAATTGTTTCTTCTTGCAAGATTTCAGTATCATTTCTTAATGTATCAAGATTGAAGTATAACACAACAGATTCAGACTTTCACATTATTggtaaaatactattttttccaCAATTTTGCTATTGCTAAGCAATATTCTGAAGTCAGCACCACTAATGGATGCTAAAAAATTGAGCAAATCAGGAAAATTCAATCGCCACATCAAGTTCTTTGCAAGTATACTTCATCAATTCACTTCTATCCCATATATTGAATGTAATTTCCTTAGAAGTACAGAAGTCTTGACTGACAAATGATTAATACCTTCTCTAGTTATCAACTGTACTTTGAgaagcaaaaatacaaaagcctTCCATATGTAGGAAAATGGATTGTCTTGACCAGTAAGAATTCCACATCACTTTGTGCAAGCCACCAGAGAACTAGCATATGATGATAAATTGCTAACTCCAGTATTAACACATGTCCTAGCAGATCAATATTCACAACACAGATCTTTGTTAAGGACAAGTGTGAACAGCGCATTCCTTAGTCTACTTAGCCTTCTTTCTaactcctaaaaaaaaaaaaggtgacacTTACTTATATGGACAGGGAAGCCTTAGGCTCTGCTGGTATCACTTCTGAGCCTAAGATTTACGCTTTTATACACTTAGCAGTAGAGATTAAATCTTTCATACAGCAGTGCCTACCTGCAGAAAGAGTGGTATAATAATTCACTTGCAACACAAGTCCTAAAGAATCTTTTGTGGAAAATGCTTCTAGCACTCTAGCAGGACCCCATCCTCCACTAAGATACTCTCTTACAAACTAATTTCCATGCAATAAACAAGACAGAAACCTTAGCATTATTTATTCACTAACATAACAGTTGAAAACCTggcattttatttctcactgtAAACAGAACCTGAATATAGgtcttagaaaaaaatattttcaacatctTAAAGACATTCCTGTTTGCTCATGCCGCTCCTTTTCCCATACCTCTCAAAATAGTTTAGCTTCCTCCAGGTAAGATATTCCAATCCTGTATTCATCCCTGACTGTCCTGAGTTTGTGTCCTGTTTGACTATTGTGATATCCTTAAATcaacagttgtttttttttttatttcagctgcacAACACAATCTAATATCAAATTGTAGATATAGGTTCTTACAAACATGTGAAAGTGCACCACAGTGAAATAATGTCTCTATGAAGCAGAAAAGCCCCTGCATACCCCACCACCATTATTAAGTGCCATGATAGTTACATACTAAAATTATTGctcattaatttcattttggttGAATATTTTAGAATACAGGAATGGatcaagttattttaaaaataccagacCTTTCATCCTTACAGCGTAAAACAATTCACACAGTTGCTGTGTTGGTTCTCAGGCAAGACACTTCCTCCCCGCCCCAACATGTGCTGCTGAAATACCCTTCAGAAGTTGTGGGGCAATTTGGATAAATATGGATCAGTGACAGTTAATCTTTCCCTAATTACACTacaaaagagaaagcagcaaaaatataGCCAAAATGTAGGTAGCTCAGAATACTGTTAGACATTTGtttatcttttcctttgcaaaagtAATTAAGACAATtaagttatttctgttttaaaattaaacacatcTGTTTGCTGTAGCATTCTAGTGTGTTTGGATAAccatgaaataattaaaaactctTTAATCTTAATTCATCCCATGTTTCTCTAGACTCTGCAGCAATAATAAAGACATATGGACTACATCCAATGACCATGTGAATTAGTACTCTTTGGAGCAAGTGACTTCTAGATGACATACAGCAAGGAAGTCAACCACTACACTGGTTACTTGCTGTGACTACTTTTTTGCATACCATTTCCCATACTGAGAGCAAAAGGAGGTATGACAGAAAACCAGGCAAGACTGATTTAACTCACATAATATCCATTTGTTTCAACTGGCCAATTACAGGTTTTAGttattcagatttatttcaCTTACCAAACACTAATTACTACCCCTTGCAAATCTCCTTCAGAACCCAAAGCTGAAACAAGTTGTCTAGAAAAATACCTAATTCAATTTTTATAGATGCCCAAACTACAGAAGCTGTAGTTAGAGAACTTCAAAGTTTACACTTAGACACTAAGATACCATGTACAAAAATAACTACTTGTCAAGCTGAGAGAGATCACAGCACCTGAGAGAAAGGCCATCAAGTCTCAGAAACATACTGCAAACTTAATTCATTCAATAGTCACATAAATACCTTAATAATAAAACCTACTACAGTCATGCCACCCACTTTGTAACAgctcaggataaaaaaaaaatgcaagactgAAAACCTGATAGGGCACATCCAGCTgattttgatatattttaaaaagtcactagCACCTTCTATAAGTGTATATGGAAATCACCATCTTTTGAAGTTTCAGGTGATATTGAAACTGTTCATTAAGCTCACAACATGGCAACATACAAACACAAGAAATGAGGCAAAGATTTCCTTAACCTGAAGAGAAGCAGTACTACAGTTTGACATAGCCATTACAGAATGGTTTAGGCCTATTCTTTTCACATTTGTGTGGtgaaaattttcaggaaaagacCCATTAACATCCCTCCCTCACCCCTTTTTCATTCGCCAAGAAAACTTTGCAGTCAAAGCGTTTGGAACATGTGAAATAAGAAAACCTGATAAGACATATTGATTCCTCTATGCAAAAGCAAGTACACAACTGTTTGATTTGAACCAAGCTCTTAAACAGATATGTATGGAAGTTATGTAAGGGAATTATATAAAAATCCACTGAGGAAAATACTATTAAAGTTTCTTAAATGGATGGCTTCATATAGGCAGAAATGAGGAagattttcttacttttatgAAGCTTAATGTGAGAACTCCATCATATATTAAATAGCAAGGCCCATTTTGCAGTCGTGGGCACTGCAAATATGTAGGTCCTTCTGGTAAGTAGCAACTTTCACTCTTCTGCATATTCCCCAAAGGCACAGCAGCTCCATGCTGAAGTGCCAGAACAACAAAGTTTGGAGCGTATTATCAGGAAAGTACTCCAAGTACTTTACCAGATGCTGGGTATTCTCATCACTCTAGAAGCAAAATTTACATGCTGCTAGATAGTCTTTGTTAATGAGTTTTACTTATAAGTCATAAGTATTTTAATAGATCACCACACATTTTATTAGTTTGAGCCTGTGTACATAGTACCAACAGTTCTAGCCAATACCTACAAACTCACAATTCAATGGCATAATTCACAGTCATGTAAGCATTCAGACCAGTGCCTATTTTAAACTGCAAGAAAGCTAATACAGAAGTATCAAAATAACACCATCAACAAAAGCCAGCCTACTGACGGGATTAAGACAGCTAACGCTATTCCTACAATGAATGTAATTAAGTACATTATCAAAtacaaaaaccacaacaaaaattcacaataaatttaaaactggAACATTCCACCACTTTTATATTTCAGAGCAAATGACTGTTTCTTACTATGAACACACTTATTCCTGTAGTAATTTCTAATAAACTTTTTCATACTTCATGAACAGAGACAGCTCATACAATGCTGAGGTTGCAACCATTACCTACTTTGAATTTGTTCACACTGGACTAtcttgaacattttaaaaagcagtatctAAAAAAGCCCACTCCTACTAACCAAGTTTTTTTGTTATTCCCTTCCAGGTTTGGCAGAAGTAGCGTGGCATCTTACTGCAACATTCCAGCCAGCGATACGTATAACTATCAAAATGCTCGTCACACATAAGCCAGTTTATATTGAAACATAATGAGACACTAAGTTAAACAAGTGAATCAAGAtagtcactgaaaaaaaaatagccttccAATTAAAGATAATAACCATCTCATAAGCTCACATGAACGATGCATAGTGCCAAATGCTTTCAGATAAACTGGTTTATCATACAGGAAATATAAGTTATGATGACTGTGCCATCATTGTCTCCAGCCACCTCACTTCAGCCAACATCTACCTTTGTAGATGTCATAACATTTGTTATGACAGAATAacaatacacacacacaatgtAGCCTGCCTGCAACTCTGAAAAGTCACTACCAAAttggaaaaaaccaaagacGCCATGCTTTCTAGTTGGTCTGAACCTTACATGGAAGAAGCTGATTAATTTCAGTTGCTTAATTAGCCTTTCAGCCTCTTTTTCCATCCCCAGGCCCTGAAACAGGCATaggatagaaagaaaaaagtcactgaAAATGCTGAGAGAATAGCCTTTCACGGCCCTACTGTTTGGAACATTGTGATAGTTCTTAAACAATTCAGCTCTCCTCTAAAACATAAGAGGGCACAGATTTGCTCTTCCACCAGACTCTAGCTTTACGTCTAGTTCGGTCTTGTGCAGAGCATACCCCGTCCACTAGGCCAGTCGTGATCCCCCGGACGGCGACTCGTTGTCTAATTATTTTACCTCCCACCTCGTTCACCGTCCCTCCACCAGCTGCAAGCCAAAGGGAAATCAAGGGACCCATCATCCAACCCACCCCTCCGTATCTCACAGGCAGCTCGAAGGGACCAGCCCTGCCCTCGTAGCTGGACCCAAAGATAACTCATGGCAGGAGACCCGGGGCACAGGGAAggatcccagccctgccctcccctcccttctcctcccctccccgccgcggccccgggtCCAGCCCCTCCaacccccgccgccgccagcacctcccctcccccgcagCTCCCTTCCAGGCACAGGAATAAGGGGAAGTGGGAAAATCAGGGGCGCCATTTTGAGACGGGAAGGCAGAGACCGGCCTCTCCTCCCCGCGGGCCGGGCTGCCCACCTCGGCAGCCCGCACGGCGGCCCGGTGCTCCCGCATGGCCCGGCGGCGTTGCTCgggaggaggcggcgggcggcagcggcCCGGACAACCGCCgccccctccacccctcctcgccgccgccggggcccccCGCCGGGTCGCCCTCACCCTGCCACCGCCATCTCACCTGgctgggcggcggcggcggccgcgcgcgggggagggggagccgGGACAGCCGGGCAGCGGCGCAGAgacgtctgtctgtctgtccgtccgtctgtctgtccgtccgtctGAGCTGGCGGGTGAGCCGGTGCAGGGCAGGCGGGCgggtggaggagggggaagagggaaggcgGCTCCTCAGCGGGGCGCGGGAGAGGGG contains the following coding sequences:
- the RAB5A gene encoding ras-related protein Rab-5A; amino-acid sequence: MANRGATRPNGPNAGNKICQFKLVLLGESAVGKSSLVLRFVKGQFHEFQESTIGAAFLTQTVCLDDTTVKFEIWDTAGQERYHSLAPMYYRGAQAAIVVYDITNEESFARAKNWVKELQRQASPNIVIALAGNKADLANKRAVDFQEAQAYADDNSLLFMETSAKTSMNVNEIFMAIAKKLPKNEPQNAGANSARGRGVDLTEPTQPPKSQCCSN